One genomic segment of Devosia sp. includes these proteins:
- a CDS encoding inositol monophosphatase family protein, with amino-acid sequence MARSALLNVMVNAAIKAGKSLSRDFNEVENLQVSRKGPADFVSKADLRAEQIVFDELRKARPTYAFLMEEGGEVAGSDGQHTWIVDPLDGTTNFLHSIPLFAVAIALQRGEEIVASVIYNPAMDELFTAEKGGGAWLADRKRLRVAARRHLSEAVVCTGIKTQGTSNDALQLRQLAAINPAVAGIRRSGSVCLDMAWLAAGRYDALWEAGLKPWDVAPGLLMVKEAGGLVSDYAGQPGSVWNGQIVAGNETLQGALLKSLKPVQ; translated from the coding sequence ATGGCGCGTTCCGCCCTCCTCAATGTCATGGTCAACGCCGCCATCAAGGCCGGCAAATCACTGAGCCGCGACTTCAACGAGGTCGAGAACCTGCAGGTGTCGCGAAAGGGCCCGGCCGATTTCGTGTCAAAGGCCGACCTGCGGGCCGAGCAGATCGTCTTTGACGAGTTGCGCAAGGCCCGCCCGACCTATGCCTTCCTGATGGAAGAGGGTGGCGAGGTTGCCGGCTCGGATGGCCAGCATACCTGGATCGTCGACCCGCTCGACGGCACCACCAATTTTCTGCACTCCATCCCGCTTTTCGCCGTCGCCATCGCGCTGCAGCGGGGCGAGGAAATCGTTGCTTCGGTGATCTACAATCCGGCCATGGACGAGCTGTTCACCGCCGAAAAAGGTGGCGGCGCCTGGCTGGCCGACCGCAAGCGCCTGCGTGTCGCCGCACGGCGCCATCTCTCGGAAGCAGTGGTGTGCACCGGCATCAAGACCCAGGGCACCTCCAATGACGCCCTGCAATTGCGCCAGCTGGCGGCCATCAATCCCGCCGTGGCCGGCATCCGCCGCTCCGGCTCGGTCTGCCTCGACATGGCCTGGCTCGCTGCCGGGCGCTACGATGCGCTCTGGGAAGCCGGCCTCAAGCCCTGGGACGTCGCCCCCGGCCTGTTGATGGTCAAGGAAGCCGGTGGTCTCGTCTCCGACTATGCCGGCCAGCCCGGCTCGGTCTGGAACGGCCAGATCGTTGCCGGCAACGAAACGCTCCAGGGCGCCCTGCTCAAGAGCCTCAAGCCCGTTCAGTAA
- a CDS encoding ABC transporter substrate-binding protein, translated as MSIRTALAGLVLAALTLSPALAQDSFPLTVEHAMGEVSLDGAPSRIVVLSNRDADTLLALGIQPVGIRSIYDFAKGVGPWAEDLLTSEPTVWIGRELDYEAIASADPDLIVFANSGGVQEEYDRLSLIAPTLYLPKGAAGWGATTQETTLLIAKALGREADGHKLLAELDAYLAAQKAAHPEFAGKTGNYLDIYSGGISSYAESHIVNGALYAIGLEPVPGTDSIPSGQSSISVSAELVGDYVGDVTLIYPFGRTLDELIAETPTLGLVPQAETGGLMVLDNLAFSNASVLSIPYALDRLIPVFSTVLGQ; from the coding sequence TTGTCCATTCGCACTGCACTTGCCGGACTTGTCCTGGCCGCACTCACGCTCTCCCCGGCTTTGGCACAGGACAGCTTTCCGCTGACCGTCGAGCACGCCATGGGAGAAGTCTCGCTCGACGGCGCGCCATCGCGCATCGTCGTGCTCAGCAATCGGGACGCCGACACCCTTCTCGCCCTGGGCATCCAGCCGGTGGGCATTCGCTCGATATATGATTTCGCCAAGGGCGTTGGGCCCTGGGCGGAAGACTTGCTGACCAGCGAGCCAACCGTTTGGATCGGTCGCGAGCTCGACTATGAGGCCATTGCGTCCGCCGATCCCGACCTGATCGTCTTCGCCAATTCCGGCGGTGTTCAGGAAGAATACGATCGGCTGAGCCTGATTGCCCCAACCCTCTACCTGCCCAAGGGCGCCGCTGGCTGGGGCGCCACCACGCAAGAGACGACATTGCTGATTGCCAAGGCCCTGGGCCGGGAGGCCGACGGTCACAAACTGCTGGCAGAGCTTGATGCCTATCTGGCAGCGCAAAAGGCGGCGCATCCTGAGTTCGCCGGAAAAACCGGAAACTATCTCGATATCTATAGCGGCGGCATTTCGAGCTATGCGGAGAGCCATATCGTCAATGGCGCTCTCTATGCCATCGGCCTTGAGCCGGTTCCGGGCACCGATTCGATCCCGTCCGGTCAGTCGTCCATCTCCGTTTCTGCGGAACTGGTGGGCGACTATGTCGGCGACGTTACCCTCATCTATCCCTTCGGCCGCACATTGGATGAACTGATTGCGGAGACGCCGACGCTGGGCCTCGTTCCTCAGGCGGAAACGGGCGGCCTGATGGTCCTCGACAACCTGGCCTTCTCGAATGCGTCGGTTCTGTCCATTCCCTATGCACTCGATCGCCTCATTCCCGTGTTCAGTACGGTTCTGGGCCAGTAA
- a CDS encoding flagellar motor protein MotA, translated as MTQGYDPYHLSSPAVYLVKIVIFLVLVALVAAILFSTIITFFWANPFINALILFTLAIGIFLSFRQIIRLFPEVKWVNSLQDGNGATNTRPPVLLAPVAGILRERIGEAIITPANMRSILDSVGNRLDEAKDTSRYLTGLLVFLGLMGTFYGLLETVSSVGNVINALDVTAGDTATLFGNLKEGLVAPLGGMGTAFSSSLFGLSGSLILGFLDLQTSQAQNAFYTDLEDWMTSMTELDHPVTAMQANAGGPDVQALIERLGANNQNVNSSQNAIRAMAELARGIDGLVKHIRTEQDDLRRYIVEQGETNKKLRDLIEAMLNEADNERRD; from the coding sequence ATGACGCAAGGTTACGATCCCTACCACCTTTCCAGCCCGGCGGTTTATCTCGTCAAGATTGTCATTTTCCTGGTTCTGGTGGCGCTGGTCGCAGCCATCCTGTTCTCGACGATCATCACGTTTTTCTGGGCCAATCCCTTCATCAATGCGCTGATCCTGTTCACGCTGGCGATCGGCATTTTCCTCAGTTTCCGGCAGATCATCCGCCTGTTTCCCGAGGTCAAATGGGTCAATTCGCTGCAGGACGGCAATGGCGCCACCAATACGCGCCCGCCGGTTCTATTGGCGCCTGTCGCCGGCATCCTGCGCGAGCGGATCGGGGAAGCGATCATCACGCCGGCCAATATGCGCTCCATCCTCGATTCGGTGGGCAATCGCCTCGACGAAGCCAAGGACACCTCGCGCTACCTGACGGGGCTCCTCGTCTTCCTGGGCCTGATGGGGACCTTTTACGGCCTGCTCGAAACCGTGAGTTCGGTGGGCAATGTCATCAATGCGCTCGACGTGACCGCCGGCGATACCGCAACGCTGTTCGGCAATCTCAAGGAGGGCCTCGTCGCGCCCCTGGGCGGCATGGGCACGGCGTTCTCGTCCTCGCTGTTTGGCCTTTCCGGCTCGCTGATCCTGGGTTTTCTCGACTTACAGACCAGCCAGGCACAGAACGCCTTCTACACCGATCTCGAGGACTGGATGACCTCGATGACCGAACTCGACCATCCGGTCACCGCCATGCAGGCCAATGCCGGCGGGCCCGACGTGCAGGCCCTGATCGAACGGCTCGGCGCCAATAACCAGAATGTCAATTCGAGCCAGAACGCCATCCGCGCCATGGCCGAACTGGCGCGCGGCATCGATGGACTGGTCAAGCATATCCGCACCGAACAGGACGATTTGCGGCGCTATATCGTCGAACAGGGCGAGACCAACAAGAAGCTGCGCGACCTGATCGAGGCCATGCTGAACGAAGCCGACAACGAGCGACGGGACTAG
- a CDS encoding peptidoglycan -binding protein, with translation MAFARSRRRQEANYWPGFVDALSSLLLVIIFMLSLFMLTQFFLGQEIQGRDTALARLNSQIAELTELLQLERANSDDLTSQLATLTATLAGARSENERLTGQLSGIGAGIGDRDSTIAGLESDLLETQQLSDEANAQVALLNQQLAALRTQIAALEGALEASESRDAESRTQIADLGRRLNLALAQRVQDLSRYRSDFFGRLREILETRADVRVVGDRFVFQSEVLFDPGQADIASDGLPELDALADAILQLENEIPDDINWVLRIDGHTDSRPISNARFPSNWELSAARAISVAQYLVSRGVAPARLVAAGFGEFAPLDTGTTEEAYRRNRRIEFKLTEG, from the coding sequence ATGGCCTTTGCCCGCAGCCGCCGCCGTCAGGAAGCCAACTACTGGCCCGGCTTCGTCGATGCCCTGTCGAGCCTCTTGCTCGTCATCATCTTCATGCTCAGCCTGTTCATGCTGACCCAGTTCTTCCTCGGCCAGGAAATCCAGGGCCGCGACACGGCGCTGGCCCGGCTCAACAGCCAGATCGCCGAACTCACCGAATTGCTGCAACTGGAACGGGCCAATTCCGACGACCTGACCTCGCAGCTGGCCACCCTGACCGCGACCCTGGCCGGGGCGCGCAGCGAGAACGAGCGGCTGACCGGACAGCTATCCGGAATTGGCGCAGGCATCGGCGACCGCGACTCGACCATTGCCGGTCTCGAATCGGACCTGCTCGAAACCCAGCAATTGTCCGATGAGGCCAATGCCCAGGTGGCGTTGCTCAACCAGCAACTGGCGGCCCTCAGGACCCAGATCGCGGCGCTCGAAGGCGCGCTCGAAGCCTCGGAAAGCCGTGATGCGGAATCGCGCACCCAGATCGCCGATCTGGGCCGCCGCCTCAACCTGGCGCTGGCCCAGCGCGTGCAGGACCTCTCCCGCTACCGCTCCGATTTCTTCGGCCGGCTGCGGGAAATTCTCGAAACCCGCGCCGATGTGCGGGTGGTGGGTGACCGCTTCGTGTTCCAGTCGGAAGTGCTGTTCGATCCGGGTCAGGCCGATATCGCCTCCGACGGCCTGCCTGAGCTCGATGCCCTGGCCGACGCCATCCTGCAGCTGGAAAACGAAATCCCGGACGACATCAACTGGGTGCTGCGCATCGACGGCCATACCGATAGCCGGCCGATCTCCAATGCCCGCTTCCCGTCCAACTGGGAATTGTCCGCCGCGCGCGCCATTTCGGTCGCCCAGTATCTGGTCTCGCGCGGGGTCGCACCGGCCCGGCTGGTGGCCGCTGGTTTCGGTGAGTTCGCTCCGCTGGACACTGGCACCACCGAGGAAGCCTACCGCCGCAACCGCCGCATCGAGTTCAAGCTGACCGAAGGCTAG
- the pal gene encoding peptidoglycan-associated lipoprotein Pal gives MLFLVVTIAACSRSADNVGMTGVGNTGPGGGAPGSQQEFIVTVGDRVFFTTDSSSLTSEAMATLDKQAQWLNQYANYRIMIEGHADERGTREYNIALGARRASVVVNYLVSRGVNAQRIQSQSFGKERPVAICNDISCWSQNRRAVTVVQ, from the coding sequence ATGCTGTTTCTCGTCGTTACCATCGCAGCCTGTTCGCGCAGCGCCGACAATGTCGGCATGACCGGCGTCGGCAATACCGGCCCCGGCGGCGGTGCCCCCGGCAGCCAGCAGGAATTCATCGTGACTGTGGGCGACCGCGTGTTCTTCACCACCGATTCGAGCTCGCTGACCAGCGAAGCCATGGCCACGCTCGACAAGCAGGCCCAGTGGCTCAATCAATATGCCAATTACCGCATCATGATCGAAGGCCATGCCGACGAGCGCGGCACCCGCGAATATAATATCGCGCTGGGCGCCCGCCGCGCCTCGGTCGTGGTCAACTATCTGGTGTCCCGCGGCGTCAACGCCCAGCGCATCCAGAGCCAGTCCTTCGGCAAGGAACGCCCGGTCGCGATCTGTAACGACATTTCGTGCTGGAGCCAGAACCGCCGCGCCGTCACAGTCGTGCAGTAA
- a CDS encoding tetratricopeptide repeat protein, with amino-acid sequence MTLKKLKIWGRAALCALGVGFSAPAAQAQTVLPPGELSGLSFNNDGGRILVAQSDNAQLMVRIQQLEEQIRTLNGQVDGLTFQLTQLQEILNRLQEDSEFRFQALEGGAGGKTDAATQPGGVTQPEALPQNPGENTGTEAPLTDIPEQGVQPLPGEQEFDPTFDDGSAESADPLVGTGQTGGIDLATGQPLDLSFDPALAQTGNADADAQFQAGYDALVQGDYAFADEQLSQFADLYPDDPRIPDAASWRGDALMGQGAYAEAADVLVDAFQKYPDHERAPELLLKLGMSLSGAGEAETACRTFAEIDRRFAVPTPEFQTQLAAEKARAQCPAG; translated from the coding sequence TTGACGCTCAAGAAACTGAAAATTTGGGGACGCGCGGCCCTTTGCGCCCTGGGTGTAGGGTTCAGCGCCCCGGCAGCGCAGGCCCAGACCGTGCTGCCGCCGGGCGAACTCAGCGGCCTGTCCTTCAACAATGATGGGGGGCGCATTCTGGTCGCCCAGTCGGACAATGCGCAGCTCATGGTGCGTATCCAGCAGCTCGAAGAACAGATCCGGACGCTCAACGGGCAGGTCGACGGCCTGACATTCCAGCTGACCCAGCTTCAGGAAATCCTCAACCGCCTGCAGGAAGACAGCGAATTCCGCTTTCAGGCGCTGGAAGGCGGTGCTGGGGGAAAAACTGATGCGGCAACCCAACCGGGCGGCGTGACGCAGCCCGAGGCGTTGCCGCAGAACCCCGGCGAGAATACAGGCACCGAAGCCCCCTTGACCGATATCCCCGAGCAGGGCGTGCAGCCCCTGCCCGGCGAGCAGGAATTCGACCCCACCTTCGACGATGGCTCGGCTGAATCCGCCGACCCCCTGGTCGGCACTGGCCAGACCGGCGGCATCGACCTGGCCACCGGCCAGCCGCTCGATCTCTCCTTTGACCCGGCCCTGGCGCAGACCGGCAATGCCGACGCAGATGCCCAGTTTCAGGCCGGCTATGATGCGCTGGTTCAGGGCGACTACGCCTTTGCGGACGAACAGCTGAGCCAGTTTGCCGATCTCTATCCGGATGATCCGCGCATTCCCGATGCCGCCAGCTGGCGTGGCGATGCTCTGATGGGCCAGGGCGCCTATGCCGAAGCCGCCGATGTTCTGGTGGACGCCTTCCAGAAATATCCCGACCATGAGCGGGCTCCCGAGCTCCTGCTCAAGCTTGGCATGTCCCTGTCCGGCGCCGGTGAAGCCGAAACTGCCTGCCGCACCTTTGCCGAGATAGACCGCCGCTTTGCTGTCCCGACGCCCGAATTCCAGACCCAACTGGCGGCAGAAAAGGCGCGCGCCCAATGCCCGGCGGGCTGA
- the tilS gene encoding tRNA lysidine(34) synthetase TilS, which produces MPGGLTPDLGDPAALEALFRPAASHKAIGLAVSGGPDSLALMLLAQRWAESLGASAPRFIVYAVDHQLRPEAADEVAMVARHAAELGLSFRGLTWTGDKPSSGLQEAARQARYGLIRDAMAAEGVDLLLTAHHRADQAETVLMRLAHGSGMEGLKGMSARSMVDGLDLFRPLLDVEPAALARIVEAAGWQAAQDPSNTDTDYERVRWRKLLPALAAEGLDAATLSRFAQRMGEADRALADLTDAAFAEMVQLDGFGAASLPGKDLLALSPAIGRRLLARIVNIVGGRQKPHALGQVERLYEQLETEGLARGVTLLGAIVRKRGDALTISREPGRALPPDRGLAPGQHLVWDERFLIRNVSSSAGLVAGAADFMPRHRIEEVLGFRVTSPSEAIRTAPLVRDAEGGVLALGGWSFDERITVQLLID; this is translated from the coding sequence ATGCCCGGCGGGCTGACGCCGGATCTCGGCGATCCGGCGGCGCTTGAGGCCCTGTTCAGGCCGGCTGCATCTCACAAGGCAATCGGGCTGGCCGTCTCGGGCGGGCCGGATAGTCTTGCGCTGATGCTTCTGGCGCAGCGCTGGGCCGAAAGCCTCGGCGCCTCCGCGCCGCGGTTCATCGTCTATGCCGTCGATCACCAGTTGCGACCCGAGGCGGCCGACGAAGTGGCGATGGTCGCGCGCCATGCCGCGGAACTGGGCCTCAGCTTTCGGGGCCTGACCTGGACCGGCGATAAGCCCAGCTCCGGCCTCCAGGAAGCGGCACGACAGGCCCGCTACGGGCTCATTCGCGACGCCATGGCGGCCGAGGGCGTCGACCTGCTGCTCACTGCGCATCATCGCGCCGACCAGGCCGAGACGGTGCTCATGCGCCTGGCCCATGGCAGTGGCATGGAGGGGCTCAAGGGCATGTCGGCGCGGTCAATGGTTGATGGGCTCGACCTGTTCCGGCCGCTGCTCGACGTCGAGCCTGCCGCCCTTGCGCGCATTGTCGAGGCCGCCGGCTGGCAGGCTGCCCAGGACCCCTCGAACACCGACACCGACTATGAACGGGTGCGCTGGCGCAAGCTGCTGCCGGCCCTCGCAGCCGAAGGCCTCGACGCGGCAACCCTGTCGCGCTTTGCCCAACGCATGGGCGAGGCCGACCGGGCTTTGGCTGATCTCACCGATGCCGCCTTTGCCGAAATGGTGCAACTGGATGGCTTTGGCGCCGCCAGCCTGCCCGGCAAGGACCTGCTGGCCCTGAGCCCCGCCATCGGCCGGCGGCTCCTGGCGCGCATCGTCAACATCGTGGGCGGCCGCCAGAAACCCCATGCCCTGGGTCAGGTCGAACGGCTCTACGAGCAATTGGAAACCGAAGGGCTGGCGCGCGGCGTCACCCTGCTTGGAGCCATTGTCCGCAAGCGGGGCGATGCCCTCACCATTTCGCGTGAACCCGGCCGCGCCTTGCCACCGGATCGGGGCCTGGCGCCGGGTCAGCACCTGGTCTGGGACGAGCGGTTTCTCATTCGGAACGTGTCGTCGAGCGCCGGGCTGGTCGCCGGGGCGGCCGACTTCATGCCGCGCCACCGGATCGAGGAAGTGCTCGGATTCCGCGTCACCTCGCCATCGGAAGCCATCCGCACCGCGCCGCTGGTGCGGGACGCCGAAGGCGGCGTGCTGGCACTTGGCGGCTGGTCGTTTGACGAACGCATCACTGTTCAGCTGCTGATCGACTAG
- a CDS encoding anti-sigma factor, translated as MSEKQDIAGQGGQPVMVAEYVLGLLPPAEHDRVERLIAADPKLAAERDFWSSRFAALDGEFAEAQPPGHVLSSIESRLFGEVERRSFWDSLALWRGITAGAMAVAIAAIGFNLVQPAPDVTALTTQLVAALEAEGSDVRFLALYDGTGAVRLTALSGTDVPDRDLELWAIQGGDAPISMGVIPVNARSTVELSEQVRSGWGEGSVLAITLEPKGGAPEGVPTGPVVAQGAVHQI; from the coding sequence ATGAGCGAGAAACAGGACATTGCAGGACAGGGCGGCCAGCCAGTGATGGTGGCCGAGTATGTCCTCGGCCTGCTTCCGCCGGCCGAGCATGACCGGGTCGAGCGGCTGATCGCCGCGGACCCAAAACTGGCGGCAGAGCGCGACTTCTGGTCCAGCCGCTTTGCCGCGCTCGATGGCGAGTTCGCCGAGGCCCAGCCGCCGGGCCATGTGCTTTCCAGCATCGAATCGCGCCTGTTCGGCGAGGTCGAGCGCCGCTCCTTCTGGGATAGCCTGGCCTTGTGGCGCGGCATCACCGCCGGGGCCATGGCGGTTGCCATTGCCGCCATCGGGTTCAATCTGGTGCAGCCGGCGCCGGATGTGACGGCGCTCACCACGCAATTGGTGGCGGCCCTTGAGGCTGAGGGCAGCGATGTGCGGTTCCTGGCTCTTTATGACGGCACCGGCGCGGTGCGCCTGACGGCCCTGTCCGGAACCGATGTTCCCGACCGCGACCTCGAGCTCTGGGCCATCCAGGGGGGCGATGCACCCATTTCCATGGGCGTCATCCCGGTCAATGCCCGCTCCACGGTGGAACTGAGCGAACAGGTTCGCTCCGGCTGGGGCGAAGGCTCGGTCCTTGCCATCACGCTCGAACCCAAGGGCGGGGCGCCCGAAGGCGTGCCGACCGGCCCGGTGGTTGCCCAGGGCGCGGTGCATCAGATTTAG
- a CDS encoding sigma-70 family RNA polymerase sigma factor has protein sequence MTTQSAEVADLIARCALRDRKAFRTLYERTSAKLFGVALRILRDKAEAEEAIQEIYVKIWQRADRYIRGNTSPISWLVAVARNHCLDILRARRPVSKDIDEALDIADDAPDPERMAQASEDGRRIEECLATLEADRAEAVRGAYLDGYSYEELAQHHSVPINTMRTWLRRSLIKLRECMTA, from the coding sequence ATGACGACACAGTCGGCGGAAGTCGCCGATCTGATCGCCCGCTGCGCACTGCGCGACCGGAAAGCCTTTCGCACGCTCTATGAGCGGACGAGCGCGAAACTGTTTGGGGTTGCCCTGCGTATCTTGAGGGACAAGGCGGAAGCCGAAGAAGCCATTCAGGAGATTTACGTCAAGATCTGGCAACGTGCCGATCGCTATATCAGGGGCAATACCAGTCCGATTTCATGGCTGGTGGCTGTGGCCCGCAACCATTGTCTGGATATCCTGCGGGCCCGGCGCCCGGTGTCAAAGGATATCGACGAGGCCTTGGACATTGCGGACGATGCGCCCGATCCCGAACGCATGGCCCAGGCCAGCGAAGACGGGCGGCGGATCGAGGAATGCCTGGCAACCCTGGAGGCAGACCGGGCCGAAGCGGTGCGCGGGGCCTATCTTGATGGCTATAGTTATGAAGAGTTGGCACAACACCATTCCGTGCCGATCAATACGATGCGAACATGGCTGCGGCGCAGCCTGATCAAACTACGAGAGTGCATGACAGCATGA
- the argB gene encoding acetylglutamate kinase: MSNDAPSTDRFSHDAGILAQALPYMQRYEGKTVVVKYGGHAMGDAALGQAFARDIALLKQSKVNPIVVHGGGPQIASMLKNLGIESKFEGGLRVTDQRTMEVVEMVLAGSINKEIVALINAEGEWAIGLCGKDGNMVFAKKAEKTIKDPGSNIERVLDLGFVGEPVEVDRTLLDLLARSELIPVIAPVAPGRDGNTYNINADTFAGAIAGSLGAKRLLFLTDVPGVLGKDGKLIPELTVRDAKALIADGTISGGMIPKVETCLEALDNGVEGVVILNGKTPHVVLVELFTEHGAGTLIVR; the protein is encoded by the coding sequence ATGTCCAACGACGCCCCCTCCACCGACCGTTTCAGCCACGATGCCGGCATCCTCGCCCAGGCGCTCCCCTATATGCAGCGCTACGAAGGCAAGACGGTGGTGGTGAAATATGGCGGCCACGCCATGGGCGACGCTGCACTCGGCCAGGCTTTCGCGCGCGATATCGCCTTGCTCAAGCAGTCCAAGGTCAACCCGATCGTGGTGCATGGCGGGGGCCCGCAGATCGCCTCCATGCTGAAAAACCTGGGGATCGAATCCAAGTTCGAGGGCGGCCTTCGCGTCACCGACCAGCGCACCATGGAAGTGGTCGAAATGGTCCTGGCCGGCTCGATCAACAAGGAAATCGTCGCGCTGATCAATGCCGAGGGCGAATGGGCCATTGGCCTCTGCGGCAAGGACGGCAACATGGTCTTCGCCAAGAAGGCGGAAAAGACCATCAAGGATCCCGGCTCCAATATCGAGCGCGTGCTCGATCTCGGTTTTGTCGGCGAGCCGGTCGAGGTGGATCGCACCTTGCTCGACCTGCTGGCCCGCTCCGAGCTCATCCCGGTGATTGCCCCGGTGGCGCCGGGCCGCGACGGCAATACCTACAATATCAACGCCGACACCTTTGCCGGCGCCATTGCCGGCTCGCTGGGCGCCAAGCGCCTCCTGTTCCTCACCGACGTGCCGGGCGTTCTGGGCAAGGACGGCAAGCTCATTCCCGAACTCACGGTGCGCGATGCCAAGGCCCTGATCGCCGACGGCACCATTTCGGGCGGCATGATCCCCAAGGTCGAAACCTGTCTCGAGGCGCTGGATAATGGCGTCGAGGGCGTCGTCATTCTCAATGGCAAGACCCCTCATGTCGTGCTGGTCGAGCTGTTCACCGAACACGGCGCCGGCACGCTGATCGTGCGCTGA
- a CDS encoding sulfite exporter TauE/SafE family protein, giving the protein MGSDFFIFAAVGFLAQIVDGALGMAYGVVSSTMLLSFGVPPAAASASVHAAEMFTTAASATSHVSHRNVNWRLFWRLAPAGILGGILGTYVLTAIDGAVLRPFVTIYLGLLGVYILYRAFRVRAAYSEPKTGVVLPLGVAGGFVDAAGGGGWGPIVTSSLIGSGGAPRYVVGTVNTVEFFVTTAVSVAFITALVTGHWEEADGIGQHLWSVAGLVVGGLLAAPLAGFVVRIIPARRLMILVGGLVMAMAIYQTWQLLS; this is encoded by the coding sequence ATGGGTTCGGATTTTTTCATCTTCGCGGCGGTGGGCTTTCTCGCGCAGATCGTCGACGGCGCCCTGGGCATGGCCTATGGCGTGGTCAGTTCCACCATGTTGCTGAGTTTCGGCGTCCCGCCCGCGGCCGCGTCCGCCAGCGTCCATGCCGCCGAAATGTTCACCACGGCCGCTTCCGCCACCAGCCATGTCAGCCACCGCAACGTCAATTGGCGTCTGTTCTGGCGCCTGGCCCCGGCCGGCATCCTGGGGGGCATCCTGGGCACCTATGTATTGACGGCCATTGACGGCGCCGTCCTGCGCCCGTTCGTCACCATTTATCTCGGCCTGTTGGGCGTTTACATCCTCTACCGCGCCTTCCGCGTCCGTGCGGCCTATTCCGAACCCAAGACCGGCGTCGTGCTGCCCCTGGGCGTGGCAGGCGGGTTCGTGGATGCGGCGGGCGGTGGTGGCTGGGGCCCTATCGTGACGTCCAGCCTGATCGGCTCGGGCGGGGCGCCGCGCTATGTCGTGGGCACCGTCAACACGGTGGAATTTTTCGTCACGACAGCAGTATCGGTCGCCTTCATCACGGCCCTGGTCACCGGTCACTGGGAAGAGGCCGATGGCATTGGCCAGCATCTGTGGTCCGTTGCCGGTCTGGTCGTGGGCGGCTTGCTGGCGGCACCGCTTGCCGGCTTCGTGGTGCGCATCATTCCCGCCCGGAGGCTCATGATCCTGGTTGGCGGCCTGGTCATGGCCATGGCCATCTACCAGACCTGGCAATTGTTGAGCTAA
- a CDS encoding MarR family transcriptional regulator yields MDELNVKLRTSALVNEVGERIMRWQEAAQRFDEAVGRRWKLAASERLCLSFLARGPQSASAIAHATQLTPAAVTALVDRLEARGFVSRGPDPADRRRVLVGLAKAAEDLIRTAYTPLQQAGNTMLSGLSEDDLKTFSRLLGQSIDIQEDMRKRLEALPAPDSGKP; encoded by the coding sequence ATGGATGAACTAAATGTCAAGCTGCGGACGTCCGCGCTCGTCAACGAGGTCGGCGAGCGCATCATGCGCTGGCAGGAAGCCGCGCAGCGGTTCGATGAAGCGGTGGGACGGCGATGGAAATTGGCGGCATCGGAAAGGCTATGCCTGAGCTTTCTGGCGCGTGGCCCGCAGTCGGCCAGCGCCATCGCCCACGCGACGCAGCTGACGCCGGCAGCGGTTACGGCTCTGGTGGATCGGCTTGAAGCGCGAGGCTTTGTCAGCCGCGGACCCGATCCTGCGGACCGGCGGCGGGTGCTCGTTGGTCTTGCCAAGGCGGCCGAAGACTTGATCCGGACCGCCTACACGCCCCTGCAGCAAGCCGGCAATACCATGCTGTCCGGCCTGTCCGAGGACGACCTCAAGACCTTTTCGAGGCTGTTGGGCCAGTCGATCGACATTCAGGAGGACATGCGCAAGAGGCTTGAGGCCCTTCCGGCACCGGACAGCGGCAAGCCTTAG